In a genomic window of Vicinamibacteria bacterium:
- a CDS encoding Fic family protein encodes GRLAGAFRNNGQDDTANEIVNTMSTAGYDVRESDPFEDRPALALVPREPSPYVGRVRLLWQKMREPIIERFPKAPGLPKNTEAYMKRVDEAYASDAYHSLSIEGYRVSVDLIERVRRGAWNPELNERDRDQRDAMAARGYFLAFETVEQSIVKVLGGQNPGEVARKDHRAWYRELFAPSVTAGLLRPADLAGYRHDQVHIRKSMHVPPNRDVVPDAMTAFFELLRSETNPAVRVVLGHFVFVYVHPYMDGNGRMGRFLMNVMMAAGGYPWIVVPVAKRDAYMAALESSSVGEDIRPFTEFLSDLVENRLAGEPLPEVPKRSS; translated from the coding sequence CGGGTCGGCTGGCGGGGGCGTTTCGCAACAACGGCCAAGACGACACGGCGAACGAAATCGTCAACACGATGTCGACAGCAGGTTACGACGTCCGTGAGAGCGACCCGTTTGAGGATCGCCCCGCTCTCGCGCTTGTGCCTCGTGAGCCATCGCCTTATGTGGGTCGCGTCAGGCTTTTGTGGCAGAAAATGCGCGAGCCCATCATCGAGCGATTCCCGAAAGCACCGGGGCTTCCGAAGAACACCGAAGCGTACATGAAGCGCGTCGACGAAGCCTATGCGTCTGACGCGTACCATTCGCTCTCGATCGAGGGATATCGCGTCTCGGTGGATCTCATAGAGCGTGTGCGCCGCGGCGCATGGAATCCCGAGTTGAACGAACGAGATCGCGACCAGCGCGACGCGATGGCCGCGCGCGGATATTTTTTAGCTTTTGAGACTGTCGAACAAAGCATCGTCAAAGTTCTGGGAGGGCAAAATCCAGGAGAGGTCGCGCGAAAAGACCACCGCGCGTGGTACCGCGAACTGTTCGCGCCGAGCGTGACTGCGGGTCTGCTCAGGCCGGCTGACTTGGCTGGCTATCGGCATGACCAGGTGCACATCAGGAAATCCATGCACGTTCCTCCGAACCGGGATGTGGTGCCTGATGCAATGACCGCTTTCTTCGAGCTTCTCCGTAGTGAAACCAATCCCGCAGTTCGGGTGGTCCTAGGGCATTTTGTATTCGTCTACGTTCACCCCTACATGGACGGCAACGGGCGTATGGGACGATTCCTGATGAACGTGATGATGGCGGCGGGCGGATATCCCTGGATAGTGGTGCCGGTCGCGAAGCGCGACGCCTATATGGCAGCCCTTGAAAGCTCGAGTGTCGGCGAAGACATCCGGCCGTTCACTGAATTCCTGTCGGATCTGGTGGAAAACCGGCTCGCCGGAGAACCACTGCCAGAAGTGCCGAAAAGATCATCGTGA
- a CDS encoding LuxR C-terminal-related transcriptional regulator, whose amino-acid sequence MNALEIVKRAAGPAIATDEKSRIVGWNRAARELLECSTGNDLEREPLNAVLEARDVFGNRLDFAQFPFHQMVTRGEPVNGFEVNARKQNGEALRLLVSVVVVLGPKRGGYHLVYLMRPIYRRRKADEAIERILANSAYGRHVLDRSNGDGGDVPELTRRQTDVLRLLAQGHNNEEIAELLSVSVFTVRSHVQSVLDKLGVHSKVEAVSRAFRDHLI is encoded by the coding sequence ATGAATGCGTTGGAAATCGTCAAGAGGGCGGCCGGCCCCGCGATCGCGACGGACGAAAAGAGCCGGATCGTGGGCTGGAATCGAGCCGCGAGGGAGCTTCTCGAGTGCTCGACGGGAAACGATCTGGAGCGCGAGCCTCTCAACGCTGTGCTCGAGGCCCGTGACGTTTTCGGGAATCGTCTCGACTTCGCGCAATTCCCATTCCATCAGATGGTCACCCGAGGCGAGCCGGTCAACGGTTTCGAGGTCAACGCCAGGAAGCAAAACGGGGAAGCCCTGCGACTCCTGGTCTCCGTCGTCGTGGTACTCGGTCCGAAGCGGGGCGGCTACCACCTCGTTTATCTCATGCGACCGATCTATCGGCGGAGAAAGGCAGACGAGGCCATCGAGAGAATCCTGGCAAACTCGGCCTACGGACGACACGTGCTGGACCGGTCGAACGGAGACGGCGGTGACGTCCCTGAGCTCACCCGACGACAAACCGACGTGCTCCGATTGCTGGCCCAGGGCCACAACAACGAGGAGATCGCCGAGCTTCTATCGGTAAGCGTCTTCACCGTAAGGAGCCACGTCCAGAGCGTTCTCGACAAGCTCGGGGTTCATAGCAAAGTGGAAGCGGTTTCGCGGGCGTTCCGCGATCACTTGATTTAG
- a CDS encoding potassium channel protein, which yields MDPTSPSSLTEQLRPFVRRFSFAAFYFVVIAILGTAGFVVLEDWSWFDALYMAVTTVSSVGFMEVHPLSPQGRILAMVLVILGVTGLGLWWGLTTALIVELDLGGWLRSRRIMNRVSRLKNHFIICGGGRMGSVVMAEMRHSSRPFVVVEKAAERVARVLQRHPDVLILEADATQAQTLLDAGIERASGLAACLTDDASNLFLCLTARGIRTDLTIVARAYDEESFDKLRRAGADHVISPNITGGARMASMLLRPSVVSFLDAALTGPDDVTLHLEEAEITNGSSLAGTTLLDARIPQQTGLIVLAVRKGGLTGEARYNPGPETKLDAGDVVIVLGRLEQLERLRQYAGDGR from the coding sequence ATGGACCCCACGTCGCCTTCGTCTCTCACGGAGCAGCTCCGCCCTTTCGTCCGGCGCTTCTCGTTCGCGGCATTTTACTTCGTAGTAATCGCCATCCTCGGTACCGCCGGTTTCGTCGTTTTGGAAGACTGGAGCTGGTTCGACGCGTTGTACATGGCCGTCACCACCGTGAGCTCGGTCGGCTTCATGGAGGTCCATCCCCTTTCCCCGCAAGGTCGGATTCTGGCTATGGTTCTCGTAATTCTCGGCGTCACCGGGTTGGGTCTCTGGTGGGGCCTCACGACGGCCCTCATCGTGGAGCTCGACCTCGGTGGCTGGTTGAGGAGTCGGCGCATCATGAATCGAGTCTCGAGGCTGAAGAACCACTTCATCATTTGCGGCGGCGGCAGGATGGGAAGCGTCGTGATGGCGGAGATGCGACACTCGAGCCGTCCCTTCGTCGTGGTAGAGAAGGCAGCGGAGCGCGTGGCGCGCGTTCTCCAGCGCCACCCCGACGTGCTCATCCTCGAAGCCGACGCCACCCAGGCGCAGACGCTCCTCGATGCGGGGATCGAGAGGGCGTCAGGACTCGCCGCCTGTCTCACCGACGACGCCTCCAACCTCTTTTTGTGCCTCACGGCCCGCGGCATTCGGACGGATCTCACGATCGTGGCTCGAGCCTACGACGAGGAGTCCTTCGACAAGCTTCGCCGGGCGGGAGCGGATCACGTGATCTCCCCGAACATCACCGGCGGGGCCCGTATGGCCTCGATGCTGCTGAGGCCCTCCGTGGTCAGCTTTCTCGATGCGGCCTTGACCGGTCCCGACGACGTCACGCTTCATCTCGAGGAAGCCGAGATTACCAACGGCTCGAGCCTGGCGGGGACGACGCTACTGGACGCCAGGATCCCGCAGCAAACCGGTCTCATCGTGCTCGCGGTTCGAAAAGGTGGGCTGACGGGCGAAGCACGCTACAACCCCGGACCAGAAACGAAGCTCGACGCGGGGGACGTCGTCATCGTCCTGGGCCGTCTCGAGCAGCTCGAACGGTTGCGGCAATACGCGGGCGACGGGCGCTGA
- a CDS encoding AI-2E family transporter, with amino-acid sequence MIDIELSRRQAATVAAALTLLSACVILAVVLASFFLLARFVAVFSRVFMPLFVAMIMALVLRPVYELFNQRLRLSVAPSVALVFLTFLLPFALSLWFFGALAVSQASELAGRAPELADRIRESVETNWPQVKAFWDEHGLAGNLQEFLQGQAGAIWSAVQSGLRSAASAGASAFRTVAAALSWFVLPVYLAFFLVVPPLPKDLEAYLPFLKQQTREDVVYLVSQFMDIIVSFFRGQLIVAMGQGILFAMGFMVAGLQFGFILGLILGLLNLIPYLGSMIGLAIALPTAFFQTDGGAFTLLLVIVVFVIVQLVESYYLTPKVMGGRTGLHPLTIMLALFFWGTAFDGIAGMILAIPLTAFIVVFWRLVKTRYMAELV; translated from the coding sequence GTGATCGATATCGAGCTGAGCCGGCGCCAAGCGGCGACCGTCGCCGCAGCACTGACGTTGCTCTCGGCATGCGTCATTCTCGCGGTCGTTCTCGCGTCGTTTTTTCTACTCGCTCGCTTCGTCGCGGTCTTTTCCAGGGTGTTCATGCCCCTGTTCGTCGCGATGATCATGGCTCTGGTGCTGAGGCCGGTATACGAGCTCTTCAACCAGAGGCTTCGCTTGTCGGTGGCGCCTTCCGTCGCGCTGGTCTTCCTGACGTTTCTGCTTCCCTTTGCGCTTTCCCTGTGGTTCTTTGGCGCTCTCGCCGTCTCACAAGCGTCAGAGCTTGCCGGGAGGGCTCCCGAGCTCGCGGATCGTATCCGCGAGAGCGTCGAAACCAACTGGCCGCAAGTCAAAGCATTCTGGGACGAGCATGGACTGGCCGGTAACCTCCAGGAGTTCCTGCAAGGGCAAGCGGGCGCCATCTGGTCGGCGGTGCAAAGCGGCCTTCGCTCGGCGGCCTCCGCCGGTGCGAGCGCTTTCAGAACCGTTGCCGCGGCGTTGAGCTGGTTCGTCCTCCCCGTCTACCTTGCGTTCTTCCTCGTGGTTCCGCCCCTGCCCAAAGACCTCGAAGCTTACCTGCCCTTCCTCAAGCAACAGACGCGAGAGGACGTGGTTTATCTCGTTTCCCAGTTCATGGACATCATCGTCTCTTTCTTCCGCGGCCAGCTCATCGTCGCGATGGGGCAGGGCATCCTCTTCGCCATGGGGTTCATGGTCGCCGGTCTTCAGTTCGGATTCATCCTCGGCCTCATTCTCGGGTTGCTGAACCTGATCCCCTACTTGGGAAGCATGATCGGACTCGCGATCGCGCTTCCCACGGCGTTCTTTCAAACCGACGGCGGTGCCTTCACGCTTCTTTTGGTCATCGTCGTTTTCGTCATCGTACAGCTCGTCGAGAGTTACTACCTAACCCCCAAGGTCATGGGTGGCAGGACCGGTCTTCATCCCTTGACCATCATGCTCGCTTTGTTCTTCTGGGGAACGGCATTCGACGGAATTGCGGGCATGATCCTTGCGATTCCACTGACGGCCTTCATTGTCGTCTTCTGGCGGCTCGTGAAAACGCGCTATATGGCCGAACTGGTCTGA
- a CDS encoding GGDEF domain-containing protein gives MRRSPTDPAAARGNGATVALRRKVDEGTNLVNMTLVLLVAGYLSLLLALVVALLNVSRHRRLHREVVAALAEAEAETTNVKREVREIERHRQVFGRFLSELAPLTDQLHNRLNPRQIPALLMKIVVRSFEPWQAIVLVRRKRARTEPDRDSRFVVAEIARPEPGLSRGAEVYVGDDELGLVAEAQRVMTRQDLDNAAVEARAKGAGGIRQGFRPDLVAPIVVNEVTMGLIIMSQPVLHPEACRSAMRLIARLGAITFQNVMSYTEMRQTAELDGLTGLYCKQYMTVALAEAIAEAQKNLDTVSIFLFDVDHFKNYNDVNGHVAGDALLKLLAGLVQDNIRETDLFGRVGGEEFLVIFPGTAPADARTVADKIRQKIEEYPFRHRSRQPLGHLSVSGGVAAFPDDALDSANLMREADRALYKAKGDGRNRVLRAEPRFIGETEQEPQPSMLDTWAGERIGDE, from the coding sequence ATGCGAAGGTCTCCGACCGATCCAGCCGCGGCTCGCGGGAACGGCGCCACCGTTGCCCTCCGCCGCAAGGTGGACGAAGGGACGAACCTCGTGAACATGACGCTCGTCCTGCTCGTCGCGGGATATCTCTCGCTCCTGCTCGCGCTGGTCGTAGCGCTGCTCAACGTTTCTCGCCACCGCCGCCTCCACCGCGAAGTCGTCGCCGCGCTGGCGGAGGCGGAGGCGGAAACAACCAACGTCAAGCGAGAGGTCCGTGAGATAGAGCGTCATCGCCAAGTTTTCGGTCGGTTTCTCAGCGAGCTGGCACCGCTCACCGACCAACTCCACAACCGACTGAACCCCCGCCAGATTCCCGCGCTTCTGATGAAGATCGTCGTCCGAAGCTTCGAGCCCTGGCAGGCCATCGTGCTCGTTCGACGCAAGCGAGCCCGTACCGAGCCGGACCGCGACAGCCGCTTCGTCGTCGCGGAGATCGCCAGACCGGAGCCGGGTTTGAGCCGCGGCGCCGAGGTTTACGTCGGCGACGACGAGCTGGGCCTGGTCGCGGAAGCCCAGAGGGTAATGACGAGACAGGACCTCGACAACGCGGCGGTCGAAGCAAGGGCGAAGGGTGCGGGAGGGATCCGGCAGGGGTTTCGACCCGACCTCGTGGCCCCCATCGTCGTCAACGAGGTGACGATGGGGCTCATCATCATGAGCCAGCCAGTTCTCCATCCTGAAGCCTGTCGATCGGCGATGCGCCTGATCGCACGTCTGGGAGCCATCACGTTCCAGAACGTGATGAGCTACACGGAGATGAGACAGACTGCCGAGCTGGACGGCCTGACCGGGCTCTATTGCAAGCAGTACATGACGGTCGCCCTCGCCGAGGCCATCGCCGAGGCCCAGAAGAATCTGGACACGGTGTCGATCTTCTTGTTCGACGTGGACCACTTCAAGAACTATAACGACGTCAACGGCCACGTCGCCGGCGATGCTCTCCTCAAGCTGCTCGCCGGCCTCGTTCAAGACAACATACGTGAGACCGACCTCTTCGGCCGGGTGGGAGGAGAAGAATTCCTGGTGATCTTCCCCGGTACCGCGCCTGCCGACGCTCGGACGGTCGCCGACAAGATCCGTCAGAAGATCGAGGAATATCCTTTTCGTCATCGGAGCCGACAGCCTCTCGGCCACTTGAGCGTAAGCGGTGGCGTCGCCGCATTTCCCGACGACGCACTCGACAGCGCGAACCTCATGCGGGAGGCCGATAGAGCCTTGTACAAGGCCAAAGGCGACGGACGAAACCGCGTTCTTCGAGCGGAACCGCGGTTTATCGGTGAGACCGAGCAAGAGCCACAGCCCTCGATGCTCGACACCTGGGCGGGAGAGCGAATCGGAGACGAATGA
- a CDS encoding EAL domain-containing protein: MNSNISNGVAGLDPQLEKTSHESDGKLVASPLPAYEELADELSLSLVRNGYLACILLDVADGMHLRQERDALLYSRLMDLVISEIRQLRGNRLRAGDLLAVTEAEGEAVLIFLIPRQESGQPTPEHLREIAARIQTALMQRLARAKWSPCPFPLRVGFSFGIHNPLVHAKLSLRRMVDEARKMARLDYELREAESKQRLQHVILSGEISIVFQPIVELGNGAIYGFEALSRGPKGTQMESPLALFEQATTANLLFELDHVCRKRAIRSSGRLAAGHQLFINTLPFSVRDPHFRGKYLLELFEGTNLRPEQIVLEVTEQIAIDDYAGYVDEMRYFSDMGCQCAIDDVGAGYSGLEKMLQIRPDYLKLDMHLIRGIDGSAVKQEIVRAFQVMARKIGARIIAEGIETREEMKVLRDMGLDYGQGYLIGRPAAGFDVKHQAELYAGVV; encoded by the coding sequence ATGAACAGCAACATTTCGAACGGCGTTGCGGGACTCGACCCACAGCTAGAGAAAACGTCCCACGAGTCAGATGGGAAGCTCGTAGCCAGTCCTCTTCCCGCGTACGAGGAGCTGGCCGACGAGCTGAGCCTATCCCTGGTTCGCAACGGTTACTTGGCCTGCATCCTTCTCGATGTCGCGGACGGCATGCACCTGCGTCAGGAGCGCGATGCGCTTCTATACTCCCGCCTGATGGATCTCGTCATCTCCGAGATCCGTCAGCTGCGCGGAAATCGTCTCCGCGCCGGCGATTTGCTTGCGGTCACCGAGGCCGAGGGAGAAGCGGTACTGATCTTCCTGATACCGCGTCAGGAAAGCGGCCAGCCGACTCCCGAGCATCTGCGGGAGATCGCGGCGCGCATTCAAACGGCACTGATGCAACGGCTGGCCCGCGCGAAGTGGTCGCCCTGCCCGTTTCCGCTAAGAGTGGGTTTCTCGTTCGGTATTCACAACCCGCTCGTTCACGCGAAGCTCTCGCTGCGACGCATGGTGGACGAGGCACGGAAGATGGCACGACTCGACTACGAGCTTCGTGAGGCAGAGAGCAAGCAGCGTCTCCAGCACGTGATTCTGAGCGGTGAGATCTCCATCGTGTTTCAACCCATCGTCGAGCTCGGAAACGGTGCCATCTACGGGTTCGAGGCCCTCAGCCGGGGGCCCAAGGGTACGCAGATGGAGAGTCCGCTCGCTCTATTCGAACAAGCGACCACCGCGAATCTCCTCTTCGAGCTCGATCACGTGTGCCGAAAGCGAGCGATCCGAAGCAGCGGTCGACTCGCCGCCGGCCACCAGCTCTTCATCAACACGCTGCCCTTCTCGGTACGTGACCCTCATTTTCGAGGGAAGTATCTCCTCGAGCTCTTCGAAGGAACCAACTTGAGGCCAGAACAGATCGTCCTTGAAGTTACCGAGCAGATTGCGATCGACGACTATGCCGGCTACGTCGACGAGATGCGCTACTTCTCCGACATGGGCTGCCAGTGCGCCATCGATGACGTCGGGGCGGGCTACTCGGGCCTGGAAAAGATGCTTCAAATTCGACCCGACTACTTGAAGCTCGATATGCACCTGATTCGCGGGATCGACGGCAGTGCCGTCAAGCAGGAGATCGTCAGGGCGTTTCAAGTCATGGCCCGAAAAATAGGCGCGCGAATCATCGCCGAAGGCATCGAGACCCGAGAGGAGATGAAAGTTCTTCGCGATATGGGATTGGACTATGGCCAGGGGTATCTCATCGGCCGGCCCGCCGCCGGATTCGATGTGAAACATCAGGCCGAGCTTTATGCGGGAGTAGTTTGA